The following proteins are co-located in the Gemmatimonadaceae bacterium genome:
- a CDS encoding TolC family protein codes for MKSIRSALSALVFSPVISAAQATLDTTATPISLAEAIRLAQQNAPATVQARGSIQTSEFSVKQAYSAFLPSINLSAGTSRQKGDRFDTQGNLVPFTGNPASYSTGMNASLQLFDGGRRLFDIRKAKADVHAAEATEVTQRYQIALQVKQQYYNILAARESESAAQAQIDQAGQQLRAAGLRLRAGAATTSDSLRSMIQLGNARLAMLTARNNLSLANATLTRLVASPRTVTATPSDTLDQRVVIPRLASLEPLVQRAPAIEQAEAELQSAKAATRSAKTAYLPTVNMNFSRGGSGLDPAFGLGDKRYAYNQSLNFSLSFPLFNNLNREVSLLRASVAEDNAEVTLRDAKLGARQTLVQALGQMTTAQQQVDIQAASVSAAVEDLRVQQRRYELGASTLLEVLTSQTQLDQARTALIRARYDYRVAKAQLEALIGRDL; via the coding sequence GTGAAAAGCATCAGAAGCGCGCTCTCAGCACTCGTTTTTTCCCCGGTGATATCCGCGGCGCAGGCAACGCTGGATACCACCGCGACACCGATATCGCTGGCGGAAGCGATTCGCCTCGCGCAGCAGAACGCACCTGCGACGGTGCAGGCGCGCGGCTCGATTCAGACTTCCGAGTTCAGCGTCAAGCAGGCGTACAGCGCGTTCCTGCCATCGATCAATCTCTCGGCGGGAACGTCGCGTCAGAAGGGCGACCGGTTCGACACACAGGGGAACCTGGTTCCGTTCACCGGCAATCCGGCGAGCTACTCCACCGGAATGAACGCGAGCCTTCAGCTGTTCGACGGCGGGCGGCGTCTATTCGACATCAGAAAGGCGAAGGCCGACGTGCACGCCGCAGAAGCGACAGAGGTGACCCAGCGTTATCAGATCGCGCTGCAGGTGAAGCAGCAGTACTACAACATTCTTGCGGCCCGCGAATCGGAGAGCGCTGCGCAGGCGCAGATCGACCAGGCAGGGCAGCAGCTTCGCGCGGCAGGTCTCCGGCTTCGTGCCGGCGCGGCAACAACGTCTGATTCGCTTCGATCGATGATTCAGCTCGGCAACGCGCGGCTGGCAATGCTCACTGCGCGCAACAATCTGAGCCTGGCCAATGCGACGCTAACGCGACTCGTCGCATCTCCGCGCACGGTGACGGCGACTCCCTCGGACACGCTCGACCAGCGAGTGGTCATTCCGCGTCTCGCGTCGCTCGAGCCTCTCGTGCAGCGAGCGCCGGCAATCGAGCAGGCCGAAGCCGAGCTCCAATCGGCAAAAGCCGCGACCCGCTCTGCCAAGACAGCGTATCTGCCGACGGTGAACATGAATTTCTCGCGGGGCGGAAGCGGGCTCGACCCGGCCTTTGGACTTGGCGACAAACGATATGCGTACAACCAGAGTCTCAATTTCAGTCTGTCATTTCCGCTGTTCAACAACCTGAACCGTGAAGTGTCGCTCTTGCGCGCATCAGTTGCGGAGGACAACGCGGAGGTCACGCTGCGCGACGCAAAGCTCGGTGCCCGGCAGACGCTCGTTCAGGCGCTTGGACAGATGACGACGGCACAACAGCAGGTGGATATACAGGCGGCTTCGGTATCAGCAGCGGTCGAGGATCTGCGTGTTCAGCAGAGACGGTACGAGCTCGGCGCGAGCACACTGCTCGAAGTCCTTACATCGCAGACGCAGCTCGATCAGGCGCGGACAGCGCTGATCAGGGCGCGCTACGACTATCGCGTGGCGAAGGCGCAGCTCGAAGCGCTCATCGGACGTGACCTCTAG
- a CDS encoding peptidylprolyl isomerase, which yields MTRQATIETNRGTMKAELYDNAAPNTVGNFAKLANDGYYDGVKFHRVIPEFVVQGGDPLSRDLPEGDRRIGTGGPGYKIDCETAGNPYKHELGSLSMAHAGKNTGGSQFFIVLDEKNTRHLNGVHTVFGKVTEGLHVVKTIRQNDAMTKVRVSDSAGVKE from the coding sequence ATGACACGACAGGCAACGATCGAGACGAATCGCGGGACGATGAAGGCCGAGCTGTACGACAATGCCGCGCCAAATACGGTTGGCAACTTCGCCAAGCTTGCGAACGACGGCTATTACGACGGTGTGAAATTCCATCGGGTCATCCCCGAGTTCGTCGTGCAGGGCGGCGACCCGCTGTCACGCGATCTCCCTGAGGGCGACCGGCGAATTGGAACGGGCGGACCGGGCTACAAGATCGATTGTGAGACAGCCGGGAACCCGTACAAGCACGAGCTGGGGTCGCTCTCCATGGCACACGCGGGGAAGAACACCGGCGGCAGCCAGTTCTTCATCGTTCTCGACGAAAAGAACACACGGCATTTGAACGGCGTTCACACGGTGTTCGGCAAAGTCACCGAAGGCCTGCACGTCGTGAAGACAATCCGCCAGAACGATGCAATGACCAAGGTCAGGGTGTCCGACTCCGCGGGCGTGAAGGAGTAG
- the nth gene encoding endonuclease III: MTPAEKPQKTAARKTPPRKQKKGAMLAAHALEILERLKREYPDAHCELDFETPLQLLIATILSAQCTDKRVNMVTPELFRVFPRAHDLAAADAQRLEEMIRSTGFFRNKTKSLLGMSAAVVEIHGGDVPHTMAELVRLPGVGRKTANVVLGNAFGVNEGIVVDTHVGRLVVRLGITNETDPVKVEQILMKLIPRDDWTLISHLFIFHGRRVCIARLPRCGECVLNDICPSARV; the protein is encoded by the coding sequence ATGACCCCAGCGGAGAAACCTCAGAAAACTGCCGCGCGGAAGACCCCGCCGAGAAAGCAGAAAAAGGGCGCGATGCTCGCCGCGCACGCGCTCGAGATTCTCGAGCGGCTCAAACGTGAATATCCCGACGCTCACTGTGAGCTCGATTTCGAGACGCCGCTTCAGCTCCTCATCGCGACGATTCTGAGCGCGCAGTGCACGGACAAGCGGGTCAACATGGTGACCCCGGAGCTGTTCCGCGTATTCCCACGCGCGCACGATCTTGCCGCAGCCGATGCGCAACGGCTCGAGGAGATGATTCGCAGCACGGGGTTCTTCCGCAACAAGACGAAGAGCCTGCTCGGAATGTCGGCGGCTGTCGTCGAGATCCACGGCGGCGACGTTCCCCACACGATGGCCGAGCTGGTTCGTCTGCCCGGCGTCGGCCGCAAGACAGCTAACGTCGTCCTCGGCAACGCGTTTGGCGTGAATGAAGGGATCGTCGTGGATACGCACGTCGGCCGTCTGGTCGTTCGGCTCGGCATTACCAACGAGACCGATCCGGTCAAGGTCGAGCAGATATTGATGAAGTTGATCCCGCGCGATGATTGGACGCTGATATCGCATCTATTCATCTTCCACGGCCGCAGAGTGTGCATCGCGCGTCTGCCGAGGTGCGGTGAGTGCGTGCTCAACGACATCTGCCCGTCGGCCCGGGTCTGA
- a CDS encoding efflux RND transporter periplasmic adaptor subunit, translating to MKRTALLALAGMTALACSKNKDDKLTIPLEPVTRQTIVVQAEATGVVEPINIIEVKAKSSGQIVAMPVETGSFVKPGDLIVQLDTRDTRNSYAQARADLDAANVNLRVARQARDRSESLYKERIITAVEREAAQVQYANAQSTVLRNRAALDLRAQSLEEATVRAPVAGTVIEKPVALGQVIASGTSGLSGGTTIIKMADLTKVRVRALVNETDIGKIRPGLVAQVIVDAFPDRPFMGTVEKIEPQATIQQSVTMFPVLISIDNQARLLMPGMNGEVSIEVERRENVLAVSNDAVRNPNEVAVVAPMLGLDADSVREVLRNQGGRGGQRVGSTQGLNGPATGTNGENSGRAELTSTAAAQQGGGQRGGFNLPEVTDKQCEAVTATIAKHPDVPGKIAALRTRMQAGELDRQAMQAETQKIYSTIGVAPGIARACTFRQRGAGGARAGGAGAGGSTGTTGSSAGAQPGAVGSAGGAAGQGGFGRGQGGGRRGLVFVSKDGKYSPRMVRLGVGNFDYSEVLSGVQEGEQVAILNVAVLQARQQENMNQVRGRAGVPGMQRQQPTTGGAGGPGGAGGGAGGRGGAGGQRGGGGG from the coding sequence TTGAAACGCACTGCACTATTGGCGCTGGCGGGAATGACAGCTCTCGCCTGCTCGAAAAACAAGGACGACAAGCTCACCATTCCGCTGGAGCCGGTGACGCGTCAGACAATTGTCGTGCAGGCCGAGGCTACCGGGGTTGTCGAGCCGATAAACATCATCGAAGTGAAAGCGAAATCGTCGGGCCAGATCGTCGCCATGCCGGTGGAAACCGGCTCGTTCGTGAAACCAGGCGATCTCATCGTTCAGCTCGATACTCGCGACACGCGGAATTCATACGCGCAGGCGCGGGCCGATCTCGACGCCGCGAACGTCAACCTGCGGGTGGCAAGGCAGGCGCGCGATCGGTCGGAGTCGCTCTACAAGGAGCGAATCATCACGGCTGTCGAGCGCGAGGCAGCGCAGGTGCAATACGCCAACGCGCAGTCGACAGTCCTGCGAAATCGGGCGGCGCTCGATCTGAGAGCGCAAAGTCTCGAGGAAGCGACAGTTCGCGCTCCCGTTGCCGGAACCGTGATCGAGAAACCGGTTGCGCTGGGACAGGTGATCGCATCGGGGACGAGCGGGCTGAGCGGCGGAACGACGATCATCAAGATGGCGGACCTGACGAAAGTTCGCGTGCGCGCGCTCGTGAACGAGACCGACATCGGCAAGATCCGGCCAGGTCTCGTGGCGCAGGTTATCGTCGATGCTTTCCCCGATCGCCCGTTCATGGGTACAGTGGAGAAGATCGAGCCTCAGGCGACGATTCAGCAGTCGGTGACGATGTTCCCCGTGCTGATCAGCATCGACAATCAGGCGCGTCTGCTTATGCCGGGAATGAACGGCGAGGTGTCCATTGAAGTAGAGCGGCGCGAGAATGTGCTGGCCGTGTCGAACGATGCGGTGCGCAATCCGAATGAAGTTGCGGTCGTTGCCCCGATGCTCGGCCTCGACGCCGACTCCGTGCGCGAGGTGCTCCGCAACCAGGGCGGACGCGGCGGTCAGCGCGTCGGCAGCACTCAGGGATTGAACGGACCGGCCACCGGCACGAATGGAGAAAATTCGGGTCGCGCCGAGCTGACGAGCACTGCAGCGGCGCAGCAGGGGGGCGGCCAGCGTGGAGGCTTCAATCTTCCCGAAGTAACGGATAAGCAGTGCGAGGCCGTGACTGCGACAATCGCGAAGCATCCCGATGTTCCGGGGAAGATCGCAGCGTTGCGCACGCGAATGCAGGCCGGCGAGCTCGACCGCCAGGCGATGCAGGCTGAGACGCAGAAGATCTATTCCACAATCGGAGTCGCCCCCGGGATCGCTCGCGCGTGCACGTTCCGTCAGCGCGGTGCGGGGGGTGCTCGTGCGGGTGGCGCAGGGGCTGGCGGTTCCACCGGAACGACTGGCAGTAGCGCCGGCGCTCAGCCGGGCGCGGTCGGGTCAGCCGGGGGAGCTGCAGGCCAGGGTGGATTCGGCCGCGGACAGGGCGGAGGCCGTCGCGGGCTCGTCTTCGTTTCCAAGGACGGGAAGTACTCTCCACGAATGGTCCGCCTCGGCGTCGGCAATTTCGATTACTCGGAAGTCCTGAGCGGAGTCCAGGAGGGTGAGCAGGTCGCGATCCTCAACGTCGCGGTGCTTCAGGCCAGGCAGCAGGAGAACATGAACCAGGTCCGTGGCCGGGCGGGCGTGCCGGGAATGCAGCGTCAGCAGCCCACGACAGGTGGCGCTGGTGGGCCCGGTGGCGCAGGGGGCGGTGCTGGTGGCAGAGGCGGCGCGGGTGGTCAGCGCGGAGGAGGTGGCGGCTGA
- a CDS encoding alpha/beta hydrolase — MPQTIPPPRESGFTTRTPTQLYWARYGPSAESGAQQLVVLHGGPGAHHDYMLPQMLHLAECYDVLFYDQRGGGRSRSDALEPIGWQTHVADLAAVVREFSLDPLAIVGYSWGGLLAVLYTLESLRDQTITAPNRLVLIDPAPLARRYRKEFEAEFSKRQQSPDVQRMRAELAESNLRESDPDAYRQRLFELGVAGYFAHPANARDLTPFRVTGRVLDSVWNSLGDYDLLAQLNQITCPTLVVHGRDDPIPLASSTAGAKAMNAKLVVLDDCGHVPYVEKPQQLFAAVDAFLAEPDPK; from the coding sequence ATGCCTCAGACAATTCCCCCGCCGCGCGAATCCGGATTCACCACCAGGACACCCACACAGCTCTACTGGGCTCGGTACGGGCCCTCGGCTGAGTCGGGCGCTCAACAGCTCGTCGTGCTACACGGCGGACCTGGCGCGCATCACGACTATATGCTCCCGCAGATGCTGCACCTCGCGGAGTGCTACGACGTTCTCTTCTACGATCAGCGCGGTGGAGGACGGTCCAGGTCCGACGCCCTCGAGCCGATCGGATGGCAAACACACGTCGCGGATCTTGCGGCGGTCGTCAGAGAATTCAGTCTCGATCCGCTGGCGATCGTCGGATATTCCTGGGGCGGATTGCTGGCAGTCCTTTACACACTCGAGTCACTACGTGACCAGACAATCACCGCACCCAATCGACTCGTTCTAATCGACCCCGCACCGCTGGCCCGTCGCTACCGCAAGGAATTCGAAGCGGAGTTTTCGAAGCGCCAGCAGTCGCCGGATGTCCAGCGCATGCGCGCCGAGCTTGCCGAGTCGAACCTGCGTGAGTCCGATCCCGACGCTTACCGCCAGCGACTTTTCGAGCTCGGCGTCGCAGGCTACTTCGCGCATCCCGCGAACGCCCGCGACCTCACGCCCTTCCGGGTAACCGGACGAGTGCTCGATTCCGTGTGGAACAGCCTCGGTGATTACGATCTCCTGGCGCAGCTCAATCAGATCACCTGCCCGACGCTCGTCGTGCATGGGCGTGACGATCCCATTCCGCTGGCGTCATCCACAGCGGGGGCGAAGGCGATGAATGCGAAGCTCGTCGTGCTGGACGACTGCGGCCATGTGCCGTACGTTGAGAAGCCCCAGCAGTTGTTTGCCGCAGTGGACGCCTTCCTCGCCGAACCTGATCCCAAGTGA
- a CDS encoding RNA polymerase sigma factor → MRTPDEERALVRAAKSGDQNAFSGLVRLHQRRAYLVARAIVTVHEDAEDALQDGFVRAFQALDRFDPAQSFGAWLNKIVANAALDLTRRRKVRNTEELTDALRSPFRDPAESAELSERLTAALATLPERPRSVIVLHDVEGYTHVEIGEMLGIPGGTARSDLHHARQKLRELLKDLRG, encoded by the coding sequence ATGCGTACTCCTGATGAGGAACGCGCGCTGGTTCGAGCGGCAAAATCCGGCGATCAGAACGCGTTTTCGGGGCTGGTTCGACTCCATCAGAGACGTGCCTACCTCGTTGCCCGGGCGATTGTCACCGTGCACGAAGACGCCGAGGACGCGCTTCAGGACGGATTTGTCCGTGCCTTCCAGGCGCTCGATAGATTCGACCCTGCGCAGAGCTTCGGAGCGTGGCTCAACAAGATCGTCGCCAACGCAGCACTCGATCTCACGCGACGGCGAAAGGTTCGAAACACGGAGGAGCTGACCGACGCTCTTCGATCGCCCTTCCGCGATCCGGCAGAAAGTGCCGAGCTTAGTGAGCGGCTGACAGCTGCGCTGGCGACGCTGCCGGAGCGGCCAAGGTCGGTGATCGTGTTGCACGATGTAGAGGGATACACGCACGTCGAGATCGGGGAGATGCTCGGAATTCCGGGCGGAACCGCGAGATCTGATCTGCACCACGCGAGGCAGAAGCTTCGCGAGCTACTGAAAGACTTGAGAGGTTAA